The Petrotoga mobilis SJ95 genomic sequence ATCCTCATCCCGATCAATTGTTACGATAAATTTCATAGTTTATCCCTCCTCGTACAAAAGGTTCTCGTATAAAAGGATCTTTTTATTTATTATTTTAATTATACCAAAAGACTCAATATATTTTATTACAGTAAAAATTTAACTTAACAATATTTCTATGATATAATTTCTCAAAGTACAAAAAATTAAATATGCTAAAAAAATCGGAGGGATAATCTTGAGATTTTCCAAACTATATGCTCCTACTTTAAAAGAAACACCATCTGATTCTGATATAAAAAGTTACGAGTTATTGATCAGAGGAGGGTTTATTAGAAAGATCTCATCAGGTGTTTACAGTTATCTTCCCCTTGGATGGAAGGTCATAAGAAAAATCGAACAGATAGTCAGAGAAGAAATGGAAAAGATAGGTTCTCAAGAGATCATGCTACCCATAATACATCCAGCAGAGTTGTGGAAAATGACCGGAAGATGGGAAGATTACGGACCAGAATTGATGAAACTTAAGGACAGACACGATAGAGAGTTTACTTTAGGTCCCACACATGAAGAAATAGTCACATTTTTGATGAAAAATGAGCTTAGATCGTACAAACAGTTCCCGGTCAACCTTTTCCAAATAGCCACTAAGTTTAGAGATGAAATAAGGCCAAGGTTTGGGGTGCTAAGGGCAAGAGAATTCATCATGAAAGACGCCTACACCTTTCATACCGACTACAACTCATTGCATGAATCTTATCAACATTTCTATAATGCCTATGAAAACATCATAAAAAGAATAGGTTTAAAATATGTCGTTGTAGAAGCGGATACCGGTGCAATTGGTGGATCTTTTTCTCATGAATTTCATGTATTGGCGCAAAATGGCGAGGGAGAAATATTTTACTGTGAAAAATGTGGTTATGCAGCCAGTGATGAAAAGGCAAGATCGGGTGAAGATTTTTCAGTAGACGAAAATGAAGCCTTCAAAGAAATGGAAAAAGTAGACACCCAACACGCCAAAACCATCGAAGAAGTCGCCAAATTCCTGAATGTTTCTGAAAAGAAGTTGATAAAATCTATACTGCTAAGATCCAGCAAAGGATGGGTGATGGCACTAATTAGAGGAGATTATGAGATAAACCTCGCAAAGGTCAGATCGGTTCTTCAAGATCAAAGCTTAGAACTAGCCGATCCGCAAGACGTTCTTAAAGAATTTGGTGTAAACGTTGGATTTATAGGCCCAATAAACATACCTGAAAATGTCAAGATTATTGCAGATCTAAGTGTAAAATCCATAAAAAATGGGGTTATAGGGGCTATGGAAGAAAAAGCCCATTACATCAATGCAAACGCCGAAAGAGATTTCAGAATAAATTTATTTGCAGACATTAGATACGTAAAAGAAGGCGAAAAATGTCCAACCCAAGGATGTAATTCTACACTCAAACGAACAAGAGGCATAGAAGTTGGTCAAATTTTTGAATTAGGAGACAAATACTCTTCAAAAATGAACGCAGTCTTCACCGATGAAAATGGAGAACAAAAACCTTACATAATGGGATGCTATGGATGGGGGGTATCAAGAACCTTAGGGGCAATAGTCGAACAATTAAACGATGAAAACGGAATAATCTGGCCAAAAAGCGTTGCGCCTTTTGAAGTGGCAATAATACCGGTTGCCATGAACGACGAAGCAATTGTAAGCACATCGCAAGAGATCTACGATTACTTTTTAAAAGAAGGAATCGACGTCATTATAGACGATAGAGAAGTCTCCGCTGGATTTAAGTTCAAAGATATAGATCTAATCGGAGTACCGATAAAAATTATTATCGGCAAACGTTTAAAAGAAGGAAAAATTGAGTTAAAACAAAGAGATAAAGAAGAAGGCACATTGATAGAGTTCAAAAATGTAAAAGAGTTATACGATAAAGTAAAAGAAAAATTAGAAAACTATGATCCAACTCAAAATTTAACAATCTAACACATTCCTTATGGGCGGGCAGCGGGGGAAGGGCGCTAATAAAATTATTAAAAAATATCACTCCTCTTTTTAGTTTTATGAGGAGTGATATCTCTATTACTACCACAATTCACTTAAAAATACTCAAAAATCTACCTGCAACAACTACTTCAATATTTCTTTTAGTTCTTCTATGGTTATCTCTAACAAGTTATCTCCTATATAATCTATTGTCTTCTCATCCGCTTTAGATCATAATTAATTGTCATCGAAATAGGGTGATGTTTAGATTGTATTCATGTCTTTGAAATTGATTTGTTTTTCGTTAAATGAATGTTATATAATTTATTCATAAGAACTTTTATTTCTTCGCTTTATTTTACC encodes the following:
- a CDS encoding proline--tRNA ligase, whose translation is MRFSKLYAPTLKETPSDSDIKSYELLIRGGFIRKISSGVYSYLPLGWKVIRKIEQIVREEMEKIGSQEIMLPIIHPAELWKMTGRWEDYGPELMKLKDRHDREFTLGPTHEEIVTFLMKNELRSYKQFPVNLFQIATKFRDEIRPRFGVLRAREFIMKDAYTFHTDYNSLHESYQHFYNAYENIIKRIGLKYVVVEADTGAIGGSFSHEFHVLAQNGEGEIFYCEKCGYAASDEKARSGEDFSVDENEAFKEMEKVDTQHAKTIEEVAKFLNVSEKKLIKSILLRSSKGWVMALIRGDYEINLAKVRSVLQDQSLELADPQDVLKEFGVNVGFIGPINIPENVKIIADLSVKSIKNGVIGAMEEKAHYINANAERDFRINLFADIRYVKEGEKCPTQGCNSTLKRTRGIEVGQIFELGDKYSSKMNAVFTDENGEQKPYIMGCYGWGVSRTLGAIVEQLNDENGIIWPKSVAPFEVAIIPVAMNDEAIVSTSQEIYDYFLKEGIDVIIDDREVSAGFKFKDIDLIGVPIKIIIGKRLKEGKIELKQRDKEEGTLIEFKNVKELYDKVKEKLENYDPTQNLTI